GGCTCTGCGTTACTGAATGTACAGCCATAACTTTTTCCTCCCACGGATAACAGGTTGCATCCCGGTGCCGTGTCACAAATGTACTGTCAAACCAATAGAATTCATATGATAGTTTGCTTATagttcattacatttacattacatttctgtcatttagcagacactcttatccagagcaacgtacataggttacaactttacccacgtatacagctgaatatttgcaaaggcaattgtggggtaagtaccttgatcaagggtacaacagcagtgccccagcagggaatcaaccTAGCCatctttcggttatgagtcccgctctttaccactatgctacactgctgccccagtttAGAGTTGATCCTGAACCTTTTCTCTTAATGGATTTGCAATTTGGTTTGAAGGTGAAGGCCATGCATCTGGACTGAGGCAAGCTCACAAAACCTTAATGCACATTACATAATATGAATGAACCCTGTGCACATTGAGTGAATCAGTTCACTACACAGGAAACAATATCAAAATGTCTGTGGCACATCATTGgctgtttaaaagaaaaaaaaaaaacaatgcagtgcCATTGCGTGCAACCTTTCTTTTCAGCCTTGCCCAGCAGCAAAGAGATTTACAGCATTAGTCTGCATGATTGTTGGAGCGGTTGCATGTCTATGAGTCAGACTGCTTGATCTCTCTGGCCTTCTCAGCTTTGGACCTTCTGTGGCTTCAGTCAAAAACAGATGGGGCTGACTGGTGTTAGTCGTAAGCCAATTAAGATCAGGATTAAGTGTTATGCACATGTTTTGACCCCTCACCACTTGAATTGGTAAGTAATCGTTTGATAAGATACTTATGCTTCCACTTTTAACACaatacatgaacaaaaataaatgtgttacacaatttaaacatttttgattgacaggtcaTTATTTGATTTATAATAGCAATAAAAGATGATTTACAAGATGGTCATTGGTAGTGGTATAATAAACTGATTGGTCAAGCCACAAAGCAGCAAATCAATCAGTCCTAATAatttaatgacaaatttaagGCTTCATACTTTCTGTCATAATTTATTCACTATTATTtccaaaccagaaaaaaaatttaagtgaCAGAAAGTAATACTGACAACAACTTTTGTCCTGATCTTAGTATTGCTATGACTCATCTCATATTTGTGTCACGGCCATTCCAGACCATTGAGCGTGGCCATTTGCCTGTATCATTGAATACATCACTTCTACTtgtaaataaaatctttttttgctttattaagTATTGTCATATGTCAAAAGTGTcattctcattttaaatatcCATTGGTTGCAATAATACCAGAACAATGATTGGCAGTAAATAACTGTACATACATTTGTTTAACATCATATGTGACTTTATATGCCGCAATTGTAATGAAATGCTCTTCCAATAAATAAAAGCCTTTTATCATTCTTTTAGACCACTTGGGTCTCTCTTATTCATTTGTACAGATCTACCCAGTGTGCAGTGAAGTTCTAAAAATACATGATATACATCTGTAACTTCACAAAATTGCATGCCAACAAAATGGCGATCACTGCCAATATTTTATTCACTGAGACTTAGCGCATCAGCTTTCAAACATGTAAACAGATCGGAGCAAGTCATTTCAAAGGAGAGaagcatataaatgtaaaataccaCTGTGGCATCTGCTGTTGTAACACAAACTGTCAGCTACTGTACATTAATGGCATCAGATACCAATAAACATGCAATATGCACAGTACAAAAGAGACTACATTAATACATtcagacaaaaatacaatatgaacaGATAATTACATCTAGTGTTGCTTCTGTAAGATATCAGTAGTTCactttaaatttacatttagcacacaaatgcaaataaatggtTGCAGTCAGGTTACTGTTCAGGCTAAATGCAGTAAACCTTTCCCTTAACTTcaagaatttaaaaaggaattaCATTAAAAGTACACAACAGTAAGAGTGCATGGTTCCTGAAACCACAAAATAATGgcttaaattcattactcaatGTTAATGACtcaataaacatttgaaaatgcagttaAAGAGAAAGTGACAAGTTGAATGTGTCAAAGGCTATCATAAGTCCAACCACATTCTTCACATTTTATTACCTCATAAAACAGTCTTTGGTGCGATTGAGTATAAAAAATATGTCATGCATTGTGCAGtgaaaaaatattcagcattaTGTATTGAGGAATCCACATCAAAGACCTTATATATAGAAATATGTATACGAGCAGAGGGTCAATTTGATGAGAAAGCTCGAATATTTTCagttacacagcacagccatcAAATACTAAATGTCTGCAGTACACAAACAATAAGATAATCAAACAATCCAGATTATTAAACAGTGGTTTTACACATTTATCATATGCAACTGATTATAGGGCTAATATGCTGATTATATAGCACAAGCAATCATGGAGATTCCATTTATCAGCAAAGCATGAGACATTCATTACTGTAAATTTAACTAAACACACTTGTGTTCATCCCACAATTATACAAAATCATAAACAATGGACCTAGTTTGGCAGACATTTCATACATAGACTGAATTGTACAGAAGTATTTATAGACTACAGACAAATTTGAAATAGAATTAGAATTGATTCAACTGTTTTCCATTCTACTCATATAAATAATCAAAGCTTTAAATAACATAATCAGGTGCATAAGCAATTgattataaaagaaaatataatgtgAAACTGGCTGGTCTGCTAAAGTATCTGAattaaaaaagacttttttggaaaatgtactTTGCCTTTAAATAGCTTCATTAATCAGCCAGGACCTCAAACATCTCAATGTCATTAGACCACTTAGTAAacattatgaacatttttatggCAGCAGACTAATACATTACAACTTCAACAACTAATTCTGCATGTCCATGAGCAATCAGCTATAGATAAACTGAAAAGCAGATAGAGTGCCTTGCATTACAGCTAATGGATACACATCCATCATCTTTTTTAGGTAATTTTTTAGAGTCACATTGGTTTCTCATATAAAGTGCTTCAGGGACAGACTGAAAATGAGATCCTTTGCTTTCTGATCTAATGGGAGTGACTTTTAATTTACTTGCCATGAGCTTGCTCGATGCATAACGAAGACAGGTTACTCACTTGAGACCCTTTACTCAAGATCCTCCAGTACAAGCTCATTCTGTATTTTCCCATCACGAATccctttcctcttcctgtttttctgtccaTCAGAACAGTCAGGGGGGGCCTCTGCAAAGACGCGGTTATGGGTCCAAATGCCAGCTCTTCTTGTAGTTGCTCGGTGACGGTTCTCCATCTCCATGAAACAGAGCTGGAACTTGAAGGCGGCCTGGAACCCACGTCTAAAGTTCTCATTGAAGTAGCCATAGACAATAGGATTGACGCTGCTGTTGAAGAAGGCCAGCCAGTGTGCAAAGGGGAAGATGTACACTGTGGCCAATTGCAGCTGGCTTGCAGTTAGGTTGCCGTAGTCAGTCAGCAACATCAGTGTCCACAGGGGCAGCCAGGACACCGTGAAGAGCAGTGCCATAATTATCAGCATGTTGATGACTCtaatttttttcctggagaCCCTCTGTCCGTCATCTTCGGCATGGGCGTCCCTGATGGTCGCAGCGGACTTGAAGAGCTTGAGAGCAATGCAAGCATATGTGATGACGATCAGTGCGACCGGTGCTAGGTAGATATGCGAAAACAGCACGGTGGTGTAGATCCTCCGCATGTCCTGGTCAGGCCAGGCCTCCCAGCAGGTGTAAAGAGGGTAGGTTCTATTGTAACTGTCCACCATGATGTGGTACTCGTCCCTGGAGACGGTCAGTGTGACGGCAGAGGGACACATGATGGTGACTGCCAGGGTCCAGATGAACACGATGGTGACAGTGGCTTGCCTTCGGGTCAGCTTCTGTTGGAATGGGTAAATGATACAACGAAACCTAAggtgtaaaaatgaaagaagaaaaatatattatttttaagattCTCCGTAGTTGATTTCTCTTTCTCATATAAATTTGGGGGGTTTCATTACTGCTGGGGAATGTAATCTGACAAGAtgatttgtttatatatattgCATCGCATTACATATTAATGTTACCAATAAACTGAGACCAATATCAGCTGAGACCAATAAAGCAGGACACACATTATGTGTGATGATAAGcatgtaataaaatgaaaaccagtGGCTGGCTTTTATCAGACAAAGAGAAACATCAAAATGTCCCCAACTACTTGTGTTTACGTTTATCCTTATTTTGCTACCCTATTTGTTTAAGACAAGTCCAGTGTCTATTTGGTAGAGAACCGCTAATGAACATGTTTGGGTTATGTTTCGTGTTTCATTTGTCttgtaaaatatcaaaaagtTTAAAGTAATGCACCTCTCCACTGCGATGGCGACCAATGTGAAGACTGATGCCGACACAGAGGCTCCTTGCACTAGACCACTCATCTTGCAAATGACAATATCGAATGGCCAGCCTGTTCAACCAAGAAAAACCAGTACTGTCATACAATACATGTAGCACACTACCatccaggtgttttttttaaatatacattagGGTACATTTTGATATCCTCTGTGATTACCACATTCATTGATTTCTCAGTATGCATTTCTTTGTAATGATGACACATTTTATTGACTACACTACAGTTACTAAATGTGG
This genomic stretch from Megalops cyprinoides isolate fMegCyp1 chromosome 1, fMegCyp1.pri, whole genome shotgun sequence harbors:
- the LOC118792170 gene encoding neuropeptide FF receptor 1-like; its protein translation is MPSSFEPDTGTTFFSVSLISLQTWINCFSISKHQLPALGKGAHHGWPFDIVICKMSGLVQGASVSASVFTLVAIAVERFRCIIYPFQQKLTRRQATVTIVFIWTLAVTIMCPSAVTLTVSRDEYHIMVDSYNRTYPLYTCWEAWPDQDMRRIYTTVLFSHIYLAPVALIVITYACIALKLFKSAATIRDAHAEDDGQRVSRKKIRVINMLIIMALLFTVSWLPLWTLMLLTDYGNLTASQLQLATVYIFPFAHWLAFFNSSVNPIVYGYFNENFRRGFQAAFKFQLCFMEMENRHRATTRRAGIWTHNRVFAEAPPDCSDGQKNRKRKGIRDGKIQNELVLEDLE